In Myripristis murdjan chromosome 9, fMyrMur1.1, whole genome shotgun sequence, the following proteins share a genomic window:
- the gas1a gene encoding growth arrest-specific protein 1a: MASSGALAQSFHRSVWPLCCVLLFCGYLSVASPSHGRRLICWQAILNCQAETECHYAYGQYMHACAPVLTGVKKRCPSHCISSLVQLNLTVNGPALEDCSCAQDPVCMGTKRAIEPCLPRTSNTGCTEARRQCERDQQCSSAMRDYLIHCGKLFSGAICTNACRNVIADMRKIPKAELLDTCVCDGTERAICEFVKTSMKTLCFDSPVQEDDGSGSEDYDDDDEDFPHSPEYVGRNTGSLPAAHCVLTLLASILALLPLL; encoded by the coding sequence ATGGCAAGTTCTGGCGCATTGGCACAGAGTTTTCACAGATCTGTCTGGCCTCTCTGCTGTGTACTTTTGTTTTGCGGCTACCTATCCGTGGCCTCGCCGTCCCATGGCCGGCGACTGATATGCTGGCAAGCCATACTGAACTGCCAAGCCGAGACAGAGTGCCATTACGCATACGGacaatacatgcatgcatgcgccCCAGTGCTGACCGGGGTGAAAAAGCGCTGCCCCAGCCACTGCATCTCCTCTCTTGTCCAGCTCAATCTGACCGTAAACGGGCCGGCTCTGGAGGACTGCAGCTGCGCCCAGGATCCGGTTTGTATGGGCACAAAACGGGCCATTGAGCCTTGCCTGCCAAGGACTAGCAACACTGGTTGCACAGAAGCCCGGCGCCAGTGTGAGAGAGACCAGCAGTGCAGCTCTGCAATGCGCGACTATTTAATCCACTGTGGGAAACTTTTCAGCGGGGCTATCTGCACAAACGCCTGCCGGAATGTGATCGCAGATATGCGCAAAATACCCAAAGCTGAACTATTAGATACTTGCGTCTGTGATGGGACGGAAAGGGCCATCTGCGAGTTTGTCAAGACCAGTATGAAGACTCTGTGTTTTGATAGTCCTGTTCAGGAGGACGATGGTAGCGGGTCGGAGGActatgacgatgatgacgaggATTTCCCTCATAGTCCTGAGTATGTGGGGCGAAACACAGGCTCCCTCCCTGCTGCCCACTGTGTTTTGACCCTGCTGGCATCCATTTTGGCTCTATTGCCTCTCCTTTAA